The genomic interval CCGTGGCGCGGCGCGGATACCGGTTCGTGGCGCCGGTCGCGCCTGCCGAGACGACGCCGGCTCCGCCCGGCGCCGCGGCCGCGGCGATCGACGATCGCGGCATCGCGGTCCTCGACTTCACCAACGTGACCGGCGATGCCGATGCCGCGTGGCTGTCGGCGGGAATCGCCGAGACGGTGAGCGCGGATCTGCGCGCGCTCGGCACGTTCCGCGTGGTCGATCGCTGGCGCGTGCTCGAGGCGGTACGGACCGCCGGAGGATCGCTCCAGGCGGTCGCCGCGGCGCTGCAGGTGAGGCGCGCCGTCATCGGCAGCTTCCAGACCGCCGGCGATCGCATCCGCATCACCGCTCGCGTCGTGGACGTCGTCAGCGGCGAAGCCGTCGCCGACGCCAAGGTCGACGGCCGGCTCGACGCGATCTTCGCGCTGCAGGACGAAGTCGCGTCGCAGTTCGCGTCCGAACTCGGGCTCGCGGCCCGAGGCGCGGCGGCGCCGGCGCGGCGCGAGACGCCGAGCCTCGAAGCCTATCGCGCGGTGATGGAGGGCTGGCTGCGCGTCGAGACGCTCGACGTCCGCGAACTGCCGCGCGCGATCCGCGACTTCGAGCGCGCGGTGGCGATCGACCCGGGTTATGCGCTCGCCTACAACGGGCTCGCCAATGCGGAGTTCGCGTCCTACGAGGCGACGCGCGCCGACGCGGACCCGGCGCGCGACCTGCTCGATCGCGCGATCGCGCACGGCCGGCGGGCGGTGCAGCTCGATGACGCGCTGGCCGAGGCGCACGGCACGCTCGCGCTGATCCTGGTGAGCGCCCACGACACCGCGGGCGCGATCAAGGCGGCCCGCCGCGCCGTTGCGCTCGAGCCCGGCAACTGGCGCCATCTGTTCCGTCTCGGGCACGCGTCCTGGGGGGAAGAGCGGCTGCGCGCCGGAGCCGCGACCCTGGCGCTCTACCCGGAGTTCGCCTTCGCCTACTTCCAGTCCGCGATGGTGCACGTGGCCCGCGGACAGCTCACCGAAGCCGAGCGGGTGCTGCGCCATGGCGCCGCGATTCAGGATCGGCAGATCGGGCGCGGCGAGCGCTACCCCGCGCTCGGCCTGCACTGGCTGCTCGGGCTCGTCCGCCTCGCGCAGGACGACACGAGCGACGCCATCGTGGAGTTCGACCGTGAACGCGCCCTCGCCGCGCCGCACCGGCTGTACGGCCGCGAGTACACCATGCACGCGCACGTCGGACAGGGGGCCGCGCTGCTGCGCCTCGGGCGATCCGCCGACGCGGCCCGTGCGTTCGAGGCGGCGCTCGCCCACTACCCGCACGAACCGCTCGCGGAAACCGGTCTGGCGGTGGCGGCCGGCAGACCGTTCGATCCGGCAGCGATCGCGCGGCCGCTCACGCGCGGCATCGCCCTCGCCGCGCTCGGCCGCGTCGACGAGGCGGCGTCTCTGCTCGACCGAACCGTCGACGCCGCGCCGCCGGGGTTCACCGGATGGTGGCTGCCGGCGGAGCCATTTCTAAGGCAACACACTGAACACAAGGCACTTAGCGCCGTCATGAAGCGCCTGGCCGACCGCGCCCGATAACTCCTCAGGGTTTCTCACGCTTCGCTCAGGACAGCGCGTACCGGAAGGCGGACGATAAGCCAGTCTTGTTTCCGTCTTCCGACTTCGTCCTGGCAGGAGTGCTCATGCACGGTTATCGACATACGCTCGGACGCCCGGGTCTGCAGCCGTTCCTGTGGACGCAGTTCCTCGGCGCGTTCAACGACAATCTGTTCAAGATCGTCGTGTCGATGCTCGCCGTCCACGCGGCCGGCGGGGCTCACGCCGGACGGCAGCTGTCGCTGGTCGGCGTGGTCTTCATCCTGCCCTTCCTGCTGTTCTCCGGTTATGCGGGGCAGCTCGCCGACGTCTACAGCAAGCGGCGCGTCCTCGTGGTGACGAAGTCGCTCGAGGTGATGGCCGCCGGCCTCGGGCTGATCGCGTTCGTCAGCGGCCGGCTGGAGCTGACCTACGCCGTCCTGTTCCTCATCGCGGTGCAGGCGACGTTCTTCAGCCCGGCGAAGTACGGCATCCTGCCGGAGATCCTGCCGGACCGCGATCTGTCGCGCGCCAACGGCATCCTCGAGATGAGCACGTTCGTCGCCATCGTGGCCGGCACCGCGGCAGGCGGCTTCCTCTTCGACACGCTGCGCGATCGTCTGTGGGCGATCGGCGTCATCGTCGTCGTCGTGGCGATCGCCGGCACGGCGCTGAGCCTGCGCATTCCGCACGTCCCCGCCGCCGCTCCGGCGGCGCGGCTCGCGCGCAACCCGTTCGGCGAGATCGCCGCGGGCGTTTCACGCCTGAGGGAAAGCCGCGTGCTGTGGCTGACCGTGGCAGGCCTGTCGTACTTCTGGTT from Vicinamibacterales bacterium carries:
- a CDS encoding winged helix-turn-helix domain-containing protein; translated protein: MPHTSHRFGPFTVDRAAYRVTRDGAPVDLTPKLLDLLIHLVDHAGELVTKEDLLDALWPDANVTDNALTQAVSELRQALGDDAAAPRYIKTVARRGYRFVAPVAPAETTPAPPGAAAAAIDDRGIAVLDFTNVTGDADAAWLSAGIAETVSADLRALGTFRVVDRWRVLEAVRTAGGSLQAVAAALQVRRAVIGSFQTAGDRIRITARVVDVVSGEAVADAKVDGRLDAIFALQDEVASQFASELGLAARGAAAPARRETPSLEAYRAVMEGWLRVETLDVRELPRAIRDFERAVAIDPGYALAYNGLANAEFASYEATRADADPARDLLDRAIAHGRRAVQLDDALAEAHGTLALILVSAHDTAGAIKAARRAVALEPGNWRHLFRLGHASWGEERLRAGAATLALYPEFAFAYFQSAMVHVARGQLTEAERVLRHGAAIQDRQIGRGERYPALGLHWLLGLVRLAQDDTSDAIVEFDRERALAAPHRLYGREYTMHAHVGQGAALLRLGRSADAARAFEAALAHYPHEPLAETGLAVAAGRPFDPAAIARPLTRGIALAALGRVDEAASLLDRTVDAAPPGFTGWWLPAEPFLRQHTEHKALSAVMKRLADRAR